From the Rhizobium sp. SL42 genome, the window ATGGCGGAAGCCATGCAGGTCTTCCGCGAGGCTGCGATCGCCAACCATCGTCTGCAGAGCGAAGCCGAACAGAACCGCAAGCAGGCCGAACTGGACCGTATCGCCGCCCAGGAGCGCGCAGAAGCGGATGCAGCCGAACGTCTTCGTATCGCAACCTCGGGTCTGGCCCAGGGCCTGAAACGTCTTGCCGCCGGTGAACTTTCCTTCCAGTTGAACGAAGCCTTCGCCCCGGATTTCGAAACCCTGCGTCACGACTTCAACCAGTCCATCCGGCAGTTGAACACCACGCTGGGCGGCATTGCCAACAGCGTGGCGACGATCGAAACCGGTACCCGCGAAATAGCATCCGGAACCGACCACTTGTCGAAGCGCACAGAACAGCAGGCAGCAGCGCTGGAGCAGACCGCGGCAGCCGTCGAGGAAATCACCGCCAATGTGGTGAACTCGACCAAGCGCACGGAAGAGGCTCGCGGCGTCGCCACCCAGGCCAATTCTTCGGCGACGGAATCCTCCAAGGTCGTGGCCCATGCCGAAGAAGCCATGCGCAAGATCGAACAGAGCTCACAACAGATCTCCAACATCATCGGCGTGATCGATGAAATCGCCTTCCAGACCAACCTGCTGGCGCTCAACGCCGGTGTCGAGGCAGCCCGCGCCGGCGAGGCAGGCAAGGGCTTTGCGGTCGTCGCACAGGAAGTGCGCGAACTGGCCCAGCGCTCCGCGAATGCGGCAAAGGAAATCAAGGCGCTCATCCACAACTCGACGACGGAAGTGTCGAGCGGCGTCGACCTGGTTCGCAAGACCGGCGAAGCACTGCGCACCATCGGCGGCTTCATTGCCGAAATGAACACCCACATGGATGCCATCGCGATTTCCGCGAAGGAACAGTCGACCGGTCTTTCTGAGGTCAACCATGCCGTCAACTCGATGGACCAGACCACCCAGCAGAATGCGGCCATGGTCGAGGAATCCAACGCGGCATCCGGCGCCCTTGCCGGCGAAGCGGCCAAGCTGCGCGAACTGATCTCCCAGTTTGCCATCGACGCCACGGCCTCGGCCCATTCCTCCGGTCTGCGGGAAACCGCACGCGCCATGGCGCAGCCTGCCCGCACCCCGGCACCGCGCCCTGTTCCGCAGCCGGCCCGGGCCAGCGCACCGATGCCCCGCAGCCATGGCAATGCAGCCATTGCCCAGGACAGCTGGGAAGAGTTCTGAGTAACGCCATTCGGCAATGACAAGACAATGATCAAGGG encodes:
- a CDS encoding methyl-accepting chemotaxis protein; the protein is MLKNISVSAKGFAAFGILAVIAIGASGVIYTRATTATALVEHNQDLEQLQGAASTFIDDVTQANLALKNFLLTGNRDFVAEYADVTKRLDTEKPELEKLFGIHSAADLPALTEALAVLNEWRTSVVDKQVGLMRDPMTVELARALELTGSGTKLLGDFNAKIHKATDSVQQQITVASGDQKSALGAVEWISLFAAVTVALFAGLMSLLNFQLVSRPLGKLADATARLANGDLNVAIEKGGKDEIGKMAEAMQVFREAAIANHRLQSEAEQNRKQAELDRIAAQERAEADAAERLRIATSGLAQGLKRLAAGELSFQLNEAFAPDFETLRHDFNQSIRQLNTTLGGIANSVATIETGTREIASGTDHLSKRTEQQAAALEQTAAAVEEITANVVNSTKRTEEARGVATQANSSATESSKVVAHAEEAMRKIEQSSQQISNIIGVIDEIAFQTNLLALNAGVEAARAGEAGKGFAVVAQEVRELAQRSANAAKEIKALIHNSTTEVSSGVDLVRKTGEALRTIGGFIAEMNTHMDAIAISAKEQSTGLSEVNHAVNSMDQTTQQNAAMVEESNAASGALAGEAAKLRELISQFAIDATASAHSSGLRETARAMAQPARTPAPRPVPQPARASAPMPRSHGNAAIAQDSWEEF